GTTCCCGGCACTGGGGACACGCGGCTGACGGCATCGCGGCGGGGGGCGCCGGAGGCGGGATGTAGGCAGCCGGCGTGGGCGGTGGTGCCGGAGCCGCATGAGCCGGGGGCGCCGCCAGAGGGGGTGGCACGTGGGCCGGCGGGGGTGCAGGCGCCGGAGCTGCCGCCGGGGAAGGCGCCGGTGGCGGGGCGGCTGCGACGGGCGGTGGCGCGGCGGCGGCCAGACCGCAGATCGTGCAGAACTTGGCGCCCGACGGCAGGGCGGAGCCGCAACCGGAACAAATTGAGGCAGCAGGAGGCGGGGCGGGTGGAGCGGGTGGTTGGTCCACCGGCATGGGGATGGTGAGCGCCTCGCCCGGGCCCGGATAGAGCGGCAGGGGGTTGCCGCCGGCGGTCTGGTCCACCCGCTCGGCCGGCGCGGCGCCGGCCGCCAGCATGAACTCGGTGCACCCGACGGTGAAGACGTCGCCGTCGGCGAGCTGGACGGTGCCCTCGATCCGGCGGCCGTTCACCAGCGTGCCGTTGCTGCTCCCCAAGTCCGTCATGAAGCAGTCGTCGCCCACGCACTCCACCCGGACGTGGTTGCGCGACGCGCGCATGTCCGGCACCACGATGTCATTGTCCGAGCTGCGCCCGATTCTGACCTGGTCATCGAGGGGGTACGGGCGGCCGGCGTGGGGGCCGCTCCGGACGGTGACCAGCCAGCGGGCGGCCGGCAGCCTCGCCGCCGCCGGCTTGTCAGACGGCGGGCGTCCGCCGGGCGGATTCACTGACGGGGGCTGGCCGGGGGTCTGGGACATGATCGCCTCCTGGACCGGATCGATGCCGCACCCGGAAACGCGCCGTTGCGCGCAGGCGACAGCGGGGCGGTGGGGCGCCGGAATGCGGGTTTTGACGGTGTCACTCCCTTAATTTTAAAGGTGATCAATAAGAAATTCAACACCATACCCATTCCGTCCGGGACGGCTTGCCATGGTTTACTGAGCGGACGATGACCGCGGTGACCACTTCCGGTGGCGGCCATGCACTTCATTCATGAAGACAATCCGGCGGACTCCGCATCTAAAAATCGGCAGCCGATGCGGCCACGGGGCTGCACCCGGCGGCGAGGAGTGATCGAATGCGCGACCTGTTGCAGGCAGCCACTTCGTCGTCAAAACGCCCGGCGGCGAGCACCGTGTTCTGGATCGCCGCGGTGGCGATCGTCGTGGCGTTGTCGTTGCAGGCGGATGACCGTCCGGCGCGGCCCGCCGGCGGGCTGCCGGCGAACCCGCACAGTGTCCCGACGGCGGACGCCGCCGCCGTCGGCTGCAGCCCGGTTCCAACCGGCCTTTCCAAGGAGAAGCAAGTCGTGAGTGCCATA
The sequence above is drawn from the Acidobacteriota bacterium genome and encodes:
- a CDS encoding FHA domain-containing protein → MSQTPGQPPSVNPPGGRPPSDKPAAARLPAARWLVTVRSGPHAGRPYPLDDQVRIGRSSDNDIVVPDMRASRNHVRVECVGDDCFMTDLGSSNGTLVNGRRIEGTVQLADGDVFTVGCTEFMLAAGAAPAERVDQTAGGNPLPLYPGPGEALTIPMPVDQPPAPPAPPPAASICSGCGSALPSGAKFCTICGLAAAAPPPVAAAPPPAPSPAAAPAPAPPPAHVPPPLAAPPAHAAPAPPPTPAAYIPPPAPPAAMPSAACPQCRE